From a single Phalacrocorax aristotelis chromosome 1, bGulAri2.1, whole genome shotgun sequence genomic region:
- the CDC42EP1 gene encoding cdc42 effector protein 1, with protein sequence MSLGKLPVLSWVSGSHGKRRLKSELTPDMISPPLGDFRHTMHVGRGGDVFGDTSFLSNHGGTDTAKANNFFTRTLRHVRRTPLRSRGGRGQAGASPAPPAVSPIIKNAISLPQLNEGMYDGNGSRGLTSKFSFKSASNSFSKTHQAYGLESGFCTIPRVPRLEKAQESPFPGEAELKRSDSLLSFRLDLGPSLMSELLQVMSFTETNGSEVGEDGLDLPSGEGTKDGVPPASDASHGEDTAMSSFWDRSGQSSLSGASSLPGLSVHANGEAHAIEGAGEDPAWASGLGAAPRGMPWQGHWNDCTIEAGEFDRAAQVLARHYGGTSTPRSSEKGEGPRQARTQTMWESPSSSSWRSQVTGESQSPDATWNRGEEQEEEEGEEEEEEAKLSSLQEGYAGARGRHSNSFEYANEEEEEDEVKV encoded by the exons ATGAGCCTGGGGAAGCTGCCAGTGCTCAGCTGGGTGTCGGGGTCCCATGGCAAGCGGCGGCTGAAGTCAGAGCTGACGCCAGACATGATCAGCCCACCGCTGGGGGACTTTCGGCACACTATGCACGTGGGACGTGGCGGAGATGTCTTCGGGGACACCTCTTTCCTCAGCAACCATGGTGGGACTGACACAGCCAAAGCTAACAACTTCTTCACCCGGACACTGCGGCACGTCCGCCGGACACCGCTGAGGAGCCGGGGCGGTAGGGGACAAGCAGGAGCATCACCCGCCCCCCCAGCTGTCTCGCCGATCATCAAGAATGCCATCTCACTCCCACAGCTCAACGAGGGGATGTATGACGGCAATGGTAGCCGGGGCTTGACCAGCAAGTTCTCCTTCAAAAGCGCCTCCAACAGCTTCTCCAAAACGCACCAGGCCTATG GGCTGGAGTCCGGGTTTTGCACCATCCCTCGTGTCCCTCGCTTGGAAAAGGCCCAAGAaagccccttccctggggaagcagagctAAAGCGCTCGGACTCCCTGCTCTCCTTCCGCCTGGACCTGGGGCCCTCCCTGATGAGCGAGCTCCTCCAGGTGATGAGCTTCACTGAAACCAATGGGAGCGAGGTGGGGGAAGATGGCCTAGACCTTCCGAGTGGTGAGGGGACCAAGGACGGGGTCCCTCCAGCATCGGATGcatcccatggagaggacacaGCAATGTCCAGTTTCTGGGACCGCtctgggcagagcagcctgtCGGGGGCCAGCTCACTGCCAGGACTGTCAGTCCATGCCAACGGAGAGGCACATGCCATTGAGGGTGCTGGAGAGGACCCTGCCTGGGCttcggggctgggggcagcacCCAGAGGGATGCCATGGCAGGGGCACTGGAATGACTGCACCATCGAGGCGGGAGAGTTTGACCGGGCAGCCCAGGTCCTGGCCCGCCATTATGGTGGGACCAGCACCCCACGGAGCTCAGAGAAGGGTGAGGGTCCCCGGCAGGCCCGGACGCAGACCATGTGGgagagccccagcagcagctcatgGCGGTCGCAAGTGACAGGGGAGAGCCAGTCCCCTGACGCCACCTGGAACcgaggagaggagcaggaggaggaggagggagaggaggaggaggaggaggccaaGCTGTCCAGCCTGCAGGAGGGGTATGCTGGTGCCCGGGGGAGACACAGCAATTCCTTCGAGTATGcaaatgaggaggaggaggaggatgaagtCAAGGTGTGA
- the LGALS2 gene encoding galectin-2 isoform X2, producing MKTGDILKVKGKISDDADNFSINLGSSSSDLGFHFNPRFNESVIVCNSKCSKAWQAEQRDNHFCFSKGSIVKIIVEMMADKFRVKLPDGHEVEFPNRHSYSKISYLSVKGDFRVTSFKLE from the exons ATGAAGACTGGGGATATCCTGAAGGTCAAGGGCAAGATATCTGATGATGCTGACAA CTTCAGCATCAATCTCGGCAGTAGCTCCTCGGATCTGGGATTTCACTTCAATCCCCGCTTCAATGAGTCTGTCATTGTCTGCAACTCCAAGTGCTCCAAAGcctggcaggcagagcagcGTGATAACCACTTCTGTTTCTCCAAGGGCTCCATTGTCAAG ATCATCGTTGAAATGATGGCAGACAAATTCCGAGTGAAACTACCAGATGGGCATGAAGTGGAATTCCCCAACCGGCACTCCTACAGCAAGATCAGCTACTTGAGTGTCAAGGGAGACTTCAGGGTCACCTCCTTCAAGCTGGAGTAA
- the LGALS2 gene encoding galectin-2 isoform X1 — protein sequence MSEKFEIFNLDMKTGDILKVKGKISDDADNFSINLGSSSSDLGFHFNPRFNESVIVCNSKCSKAWQAEQRDNHFCFSKGSIVKIIVEMMADKFRVKLPDGHEVEFPNRHSYSKISYLSVKGDFRVTSFKLE from the exons ATGTCT GAAAAATTTGAAATCTTCAACCTGGATATGAAGACTGGGGATATCCTGAAGGTCAAGGGCAAGATATCTGATGATGCTGACAA CTTCAGCATCAATCTCGGCAGTAGCTCCTCGGATCTGGGATTTCACTTCAATCCCCGCTTCAATGAGTCTGTCATTGTCTGCAACTCCAAGTGCTCCAAAGcctggcaggcagagcagcGTGATAACCACTTCTGTTTCTCCAAGGGCTCCATTGTCAAG ATCATCGTTGAAATGATGGCAGACAAATTCCGAGTGAAACTACCAGATGGGCATGAAGTGGAATTCCCCAACCGGCACTCCTACAGCAAGATCAGCTACTTGAGTGTCAAGGGAGACTTCAGGGTCACCTCCTTCAAGCTGGAGTAA